The sequence below is a genomic window from Lolium perenne isolate Kyuss_39 chromosome 4, Kyuss_2.0, whole genome shotgun sequence.
AGATTCTGAATCTGATGAAGAAGCTGAAGACGAGTGAATTTTGTGTAGGCAGCAGTCACAAAACATAACCTTATATATGTGCCCCAAGTTGGAAAATATTGAGCATAATATATGTAGATAGTTTTGAACTGTTTCTGCGGGTTAGCAAGCTGATTTCAGGCGATGTATAGATGTAGTAGCAGTGGTTGCGCTCTTGCTCTTGGTTGAAATTTTCTTGTGAATTTTAACAGCTAAGATTTGACATCCTACCACATTTCTTCTGGAGCGAGACGGGATATTATGTTGGCAATCTTTGGTGATTGAAATTTATCTTTCCTGTCATATAAATGCAAACCTTGTACCTTTTTAAGACTAGCTGCAAACCTGGTACTCTACTTTATTCACTGCAAATGATGAACTTCTCTACACTTAAACAACTTCAGACTTAAACATCTTCAGATATTGAATGCAAGGACTCCATGGTCAGGCAAGCATATTATCCCAGTGGAATGCTTCATGTATACCAGGTATATGTTGATGTATTTTTACAAGAAGGTTTAGTAGTCgatgtttttttttcctttcaaaaaaataaaatagtaGGAGTAGATGTTTTTGATAGGGAAGCCAGACTGCACGGTCTGACCAGGCCACCGAACCGGACCCTAAAAACCCGACCTGGTGGACTCGAACCCATTCGACACGACACGACCGCACCACCGCCAAGCCTATATAAGCCTCACTCTCTCGTCCCGCCCGCAAAACCCTAGAATCCacccccctccgccgccgccgccgccgccgctccagcTGCGtcaccgccgcgcgccgccatggtAACATATCTCTCGGCCCTCCCAACGCTCATCTCTGTAACCGTGGACCCGGCCTGAACCGCCCCCCCCCTCTCCTGGCAGGGTATCGACCTCGTCGCCGGCGGCCGGAACAAGAGGACCAAGCGCACCGCGCCCAAGTCGGACGATGTCTACCTGAAGCTCCTGGTCAAGGTAACCCCGTCGTCCCTCCCCACCCCAATCCCAATCCCATTTCCCTGCCCGAATTTCCGGATTCCTGAGTCCCCGACCTGCGCGCGCAGCTCTACCGCTTCCTGGTGCGGAGGACCAAGAGCCACTTCAACGCCGTGATCCTGAAGCGGCTCTTCATGAGCAAGATCAACCGCCCGCCGCTCTCGATGCGCCGCCTCGTCAAGTTCATGGAGGGCAAGGTATCCCGTGTTCGTTTGATTCGGTGTGTATTGATGCGTGCTTGGCCTGGGGTGATTTGTGAACCCTTTCGTCTGTGCAATTGTGGGCTGCAGGATAACCAGATCGCCGTGGTCGTGGGTACCATCACAGACGACAAGAGAGTCTACGAGGTGCCCGCGATCAAGGTGACCGCGCTCAGGTTCACCGAGACGGCCAGGGCACGCATTGTCAATGCTGGTGGAGAGTGCCTCACCTTTGACCAGCTCGCGCTCCGTGCTCCTCTTGGACAGAACACGGTAATTTCTGCTGCCATCCTTATGTTATCATTCTCGTTAGTCACTAACTTGTTTATAACTTTATATGAGCAATTGCTATGGGATTACAATGTTTTGAATCGATAATAGTGCCAACTGGTGAAATAAGAACTCACTGTAATCCTCTCCCATGTTAGGTTCTGTAGTTTGCTATCTTTGTTACAACTTACAAGAAGCTTTTATTATACAGTACTTCTGATACTATAGGCATGGTCAGTTTTAGCATGTGAAATTTTAGTTAGTTATAATTATCTCAGCATCCCAGCCTTGTAAGCAAAGTTTGTGGGCTGCATCACCTGATGCTGTGCCCTTTCTAGGAATGCATCTGAAG
It includes:
- the LOC127331578 gene encoding large ribosomal subunit protein eL18x, which codes for MGIDLVAGGRNKRTKRTAPKSDDVYLKLLVKLYRFLVRRTKSHFNAVILKRLFMSKINRPPLSMRRLVKFMEGKDNQIAVVVGTITDDKRVYEVPAIKVTALRFTETARARIVNAGGECLTFDQLALRAPLGQNTVLLRGPKNAREAVRHFGKAPGVPHSHTKPYVRSKGRKFEKARGRRNSRGFKV